In Bacteroidales bacterium, a genomic segment contains:
- a CDS encoding HlyD family efflux transporter periplasmic adaptor subunit, whose amino-acid sequence MRKIDRRIVIVVSIILVLGLAYGLMRFLIAQREEPPVRRTIESRRFVKVEPVKYGSTLSSITECGRLSSMAEIDIVAEASGKIEDGSVSLKKGASFSEGDVLFVIYPDEALIALKARKSLYQNTLAGIIPDLVIDFPESSKAFEDFFASINVEQPLPPMPEINDRQLKIFLASRNVISEYYNIQSDELQLKCRTVRAPFNGTYKEVYMELGAYTNTGGRVARAIRTDHLELEVPVKRNDATGIYVGDPVTVTSKNQELTWKGKVIRKGQFVDENFQRQTIFVSIPFNQEQLGMLPSLEQLDYLILTNEVFEDNPEWIKELRESLPNSILVPGSGICLGSAWLILLIPFIFLFRYVFRKKG is encoded by the coding sequence ATGAGAAAAATAGACAGGAGAATTGTCATCGTGGTCAGTATTATTCTAGTCCTGGGACTGGCCTATGGCTTAATGAGATTCTTAATTGCCCAGAGAGAGGAGCCGCCGGTGCGTCGTACCATTGAATCGAGACGTTTTGTCAAGGTAGAGCCCGTCAAATACGGCAGTACACTGTCCTCCATTACGGAGTGCGGAAGACTGTCCTCCATGGCGGAAATCGACATTGTTGCTGAGGCATCCGGAAAGATCGAAGACGGAAGTGTCTCTTTAAAAAAGGGTGCAAGTTTTTCTGAAGGAGACGTTCTTTTTGTGATTTATCCCGATGAAGCCTTGATTGCCCTGAAAGCCAGAAAAAGCCTGTATCAGAATACCCTGGCCGGAATCATTCCCGACCTGGTTATCGATTTTCCTGAGTCCTCAAAAGCCTTTGAGGACTTTTTCGCCTCCATCAATGTGGAACAGCCGCTTCCCCCAATGCCTGAAATTAATGACAGGCAGTTGAAAATTTTCCTGGCCAGCAGAAATGTGATCAGCGAATACTACAACATTCAGAGTGACGAGCTGCAATTAAAATGCAGAACCGTGCGGGCCCCTTTCAATGGCACCTACAAGGAGGTCTATATGGAATTGGGAGCCTACACCAACACCGGCGGAAGAGTGGCCCGTGCCATCCGTACAGACCACCTGGAACTGGAAGTCCCGGTAAAACGCAACGATGCCACCGGGATCTATGTGGGAGACCCCGTAACTGTCACTTCCAAAAATCAGGAGCTTACCTGGAAAGGTAAAGTCATCCGGAAGGGCCAGTTTGTAGATGAAAACTTTCAGCGACAAACTATATTTGTAAGTATTCCATTTAATCAGGAACAACTCGGCATGCTTCCCTCCCTTGAACAGCTTGACTATCTTATACTGACAAATGAAGTGTTCGAGGATAACCCTGAATGGATTAAAGAGTTGCGAGAATCACTTCCAAACAGCATCCTTGTTCCCGGAAGCGGGATTTGTCTGGGCTCCGCCTGGCTCATTTTACTAATTCCATTTATCTTCCTGTTCCGATATGTATTTCGCAAAAAAGGATAG
- a CDS encoding CPBP family intramembrane metalloprotease produces MKKTLLSLFSKNSGNPERIRTVFLSSAGILLFAGFIHQPFPLLIPAIGGLALSAAVIGSSIRFMNFQESFGIGRLNRKMLLFTIPALLLGGTLGILTRNRFGLTLIPAELGGFVLVAPLIGAAEEIIFRGFIQGHLRPLGRAFSIIAGTGLHTCYKLLVILTLALPLQFDFFFLIFWTFLGGLLFGILRDLSGSTIPPVLAHAVFDILLYGGLASAPVWVWS; encoded by the coding sequence TTGAAGAAGACCCTCTTATCCCTCTTTTCAAAAAACAGCGGGAACCCCGAACGTATCCGGACCGTATTCCTTTCATCTGCCGGGATTCTGCTGTTTGCGGGATTCATACATCAACCCTTCCCGCTACTTATTCCTGCCATTGGCGGACTTGCACTCAGCGCAGCGGTCATCGGGTCTTCCATCAGATTTATGAATTTTCAGGAGTCCTTTGGTATCGGCCGGCTAAATCGAAAGATGCTTCTGTTTACGATTCCGGCTCTCCTGCTGGGCGGGACTTTGGGAATTCTGACCCGCAACCGCTTCGGACTGACTCTGATACCGGCAGAGTTAGGCGGATTTGTTCTGGTGGCCCCACTGATCGGTGCCGCGGAGGAAATCATATTCAGGGGATTTATTCAGGGGCACCTGCGTCCCCTTGGAAGAGCTTTTTCAATTATTGCGGGGACAGGTTTACATACCTGTTATAAACTTCTGGTGATACTCACCCTGGCCCTTCCTCTGCAGTTTGATTTTTTCTTTCTGATCTTCTGGACCTTCCTGGGGGGACTGCTGTTCGGAATCCTGCGGGATCTGTCCGGCAGTACAATTCCTCCCGTGCTTGCCCATGCCGTGTTTGATATCCTGTTATACGGAGGATTGGCCTCAGCTCCGGTCTGGGTTTGGAGTTAG